One Bacteroidota bacterium genomic window carries:
- a CDS encoding TonB-dependent receptor, which translates to MKSKKHLILFLVFFSLMATGLKAQVETVISGTLMDLSGSTVIGANVYVKGTTVGTVTGLNGNFKLSTSLSGEQTLVFSSVGMASIEKPIELTGQAITLGIIEMESDAVGLAEVMVFADVAIDRRTPVAVSNVKPEQIEAKLGSQEFPEILKSTPGVYATKQGGAFGDSRINIRGFNARYVAVMINGVPVNDMENNWVYWSNWAGLSDVTRSMQVQRGLGAAKVAIPSVGGTINILTKTTDAEKGGNVFVSTGDNNYNKMGVTVSSGLTENNWATTFSLSRTNGDGWVDGTQFESYSYFLNVSKRVNDQHRLSLSVVGAPQWHGQRSTKMTIGTYKDPQINNIAYNKDWGYKNGQVYHIRKNYYHKPMAVLNHFWDINSQLSVSTAAYVSTGTGGGTGYLGTNKFYDTDYLVENQPDVDRIVDENIQRGSLGSETILRSSVNNHFWTGILPQVKYKMDFLTLSGGLDLRYYVGKHYQEITDLLGGQYWIENKDVNNPNDTTFVGDKIQYNNDGVVGWYGGFAQAEVVLGNLSAFAAASLSQKSYKRVEYFLLEHDGEGAATQWYNFIGYSFKGGANYNLSVNHNVFMNLGYFTNPPDFRSVFYNNNNNANTKAPNEKVYSVEAGYGFRNSWINGNINVYSTTWKDKARVYPLQNNDGTTTFANLEGINALHNGIELDMRLKPISNLDVTLMGSIGDWRWMNDLPKVYFFNEDNTLKDSASVFIKDVHVGDAAQTTAAIGVNYELLTGLFFGADYTYYDRLYANFQPENRNLEPAEGEKNPDAWQVPSFGILDANIRYKFKISNLNATLVGNMNNLLDTEHITDADDGGTWESSTVYYGWGRSWRVSLKIDF; encoded by the coding sequence ATGAAAAGTAAAAAACACTTGATCTTATTTCTGGTTTTCTTCTCGCTTATGGCCACTGGCCTGAAAGCGCAGGTAGAAACAGTAATCAGCGGAACGCTGATGGACCTCTCAGGCTCTACGGTAATCGGAGCCAATGTCTATGTAAAAGGCACCACGGTGGGCACCGTTACCGGGCTCAACGGCAATTTTAAACTAAGCACCAGCCTCAGCGGCGAACAAACTCTGGTGTTTTCATCTGTAGGGATGGCCAGTATCGAAAAACCCATCGAATTGACAGGCCAAGCTATAACCCTTGGAATTATTGAAATGGAAAGCGATGCAGTGGGCCTTGCCGAGGTAATGGTATTTGCCGACGTTGCCATCGACCGCCGCACTCCGGTAGCAGTATCGAACGTTAAACCAGAGCAGATCGAAGCCAAACTAGGTTCGCAGGAGTTTCCTGAAATTCTGAAATCGACTCCCGGTGTATATGCAACCAAACAAGGTGGTGCATTTGGCGACTCGAGAATTAATATAAGGGGTTTTAATGCCCGCTACGTGGCAGTGATGATAAACGGTGTGCCGGTAAACGATATGGAAAACAACTGGGTATACTGGTCGAACTGGGCAGGCTTGTCGGATGTAACCCGCAGCATGCAGGTACAACGTGGTTTGGGAGCTGCCAAAGTGGCTATACCTTCGGTTGGCGGCACCATTAATATTCTTACCAAAACCACCGATGCCGAAAAAGGCGGGAATGTATTTGTAAGTACCGGCGACAACAACTACAATAAAATGGGTGTAACCGTGTCATCCGGTCTTACCGAAAACAACTGGGCCACCACTTTCTCACTTTCCCGCACAAATGGCGATGGCTGGGTAGATGGCACTCAGTTCGAATCGTATTCGTATTTTCTGAACGTATCGAAACGCGTAAACGACCAGCACCGTCTTTCTCTTTCAGTAGTAGGTGCCCCACAATGGCACGGCCAGCGCAGCACCAAAATGACAATAGGTACTTACAAGGATCCTCAGATTAACAACATAGCTTATAACAAGGACTGGGGTTATAAAAACGGACAGGTTTACCATATTCGTAAAAACTACTACCACAAACCCATGGCAGTGCTTAACCACTTCTGGGATATCAACAGCCAGCTAAGTGTTTCAACTGCAGCTTATGTCTCAACCGGAACCGGTGGCGGCACAGGTTATCTGGGAACCAATAAATTCTACGATACTGACTACCTGGTCGAGAACCAACCCGATGTGGACCGCATTGTGGATGAAAATATCCAACGTGGCTCTCTGGGTTCGGAAACCATTCTTAGGTCATCGGTCAACAATCACTTCTGGACAGGCATTCTGCCCCAGGTAAAATACAAAATGGATTTTCTAACCCTTAGTGGAGGGCTCGATTTACGTTACTATGTAGGAAAACATTACCAGGAAATAACTGATCTTTTAGGGGGCCAGTATTGGATTGAAAACAAAGACGTAAATAACCCCAACGACACAACCTTTGTAGGTGACAAAATTCAATACAACAACGATGGAGTTGTTGGCTGGTACGGTGGGTTTGCCCAGGCCGAAGTGGTATTAGGCAATCTATCAGCCTTTGCTGCTGCTTCACTCTCGCAAAAATCGTACAAGCGTGTGGAATATTTCCTGCTCGAGCACGATGGCGAAGGTGCAGCAACCCAATGGTACAATTTTATAGGGTATAGCTTTAAAGGTGGCGCCAATTATAACCTGAGTGTGAACCACAACGTGTTTATGAATCTGGGCTACTTTACCAACCCTCCCGATTTTAGATCTGTTTTCTACAACAATAATAACAATGCCAACACTAAAGCCCCCAACGAAAAAGTATATTCAGTGGAAGCAGGTTATGGTTTCCGCAATAGCTGGATCAATGGAAACATCAATGTTTACAGTACCACCTGGAAAGACAAAGCAAGAGTATATCCTTTACAAAATAATGATGGTACAACAACCTTTGCTAACCTTGAAGGTATCAATGCCTTGCATAATGGCATTGAACTCGACATGCGACTTAAACCTATCTCCAACCTCGATGTTACGTTGATGGGATCAATTGGCGACTGGCGATGGATGAACGACCTTCCAAAAGTCTATTTCTTTAATGAAGACAATACACTTAAGGATTCTGCTTCAGTCTTCATAAAAGATGTGCATGTGGGCGATGCCGCGCAGACTACCGCTGCCATTGGGGTGAACTATGAATTACTTACCGGCCTGTTTTTTGGTGCAGATTACACCTATTACGATCGTTTGTATGCCAACTTTCAGCCTGAAAACCGCAATTTAGAACCTGCCGAGGGAGAAAAAAACCCCGATGCATGGCAAGTGCCCAGTTTTGGCATACTCGATGCCAATATCCGCTACAAGTTTAAAATCAGTAACCTCAATGCCACCCTGGTGGGCAACATGAACAACCTGCTGGATACCGAGCACATTACCGATGCCGACGATGGAGGTACCTGGGAATCATCGACAGTATATTATGGATGGGGCCGTTCGTGGCGTGTCAGCCTTAAAATTGATTTTTAA
- a CDS encoding alanine dehydrogenase has translation MEHNQKPSENHLFYTGLLPQEEMLEVGKKHKKLLIGLPKEDQQYEKRIGLTPEAVEVLVNNGHDVIIQKEAGNGALYSRTDYSEHGAFIVEDNEKIFNADVVLKVAPLTLSEIESLKGNQVIISAFHFNQQNPEYIKALIQKKSTAIAFEYIKNEFNTYPIVQSMSEIAGSTAIVVAAELLSNITGGKGVLLGGVTGITPTEVVVLGAGTAAESAIRAALGLGAFVKVFDTSVQQLELLQKNLGMRLYTSIFHPQVFSRVIQSADVLIGAVDLTELGARFFVTEEMVKSMKKGAVIIDLTIDNGGCIETSECRNLLDPMYKKHDVLHYCVANIPSRVARTASIALSNILSPILLEMGAAGGLKPLLKDNHGVRKGVYIYNGILTHERIGNEFKINHKDIDLLMAAF, from the coding sequence ATGGAACACAACCAGAAACCTTCAGAAAATCATTTGTTCTATACCGGATTGCTTCCACAGGAAGAGATGTTGGAAGTAGGGAAGAAGCATAAAAAATTGCTTATTGGTCTTCCAAAAGAAGACCAGCAATACGAAAAGCGCATCGGCCTTACACCCGAAGCAGTAGAAGTATTAGTTAACAACGGACACGATGTAATCATTCAAAAAGAAGCAGGCAATGGAGCCCTTTATTCGCGCACCGATTATAGCGAGCATGGGGCTTTTATTGTAGAAGATAACGAAAAAATATTCAATGCCGATGTGGTGCTTAAAGTAGCTCCTCTTACCCTGTCGGAAATTGAAAGTTTAAAAGGTAACCAGGTAATTATTTCTGCCTTCCATTTTAACCAGCAGAATCCCGAGTATATTAAAGCTCTCATTCAGAAGAAATCTACAGCCATTGCTTTCGAGTACATTAAAAACGAGTTTAACACTTACCCCATCGTACAGTCAATGAGCGAGATTGCCGGAAGTACTGCAATAGTAGTGGCGGCCGAGTTGCTTTCCAATATCACAGGAGGTAAAGGGGTGTTACTTGGTGGGGTTACAGGCATTACCCCAACTGAGGTAGTTGTGCTTGGCGCAGGTACTGCTGCCGAATCGGCCATACGGGCTGCGTTGGGGCTGGGTGCCTTTGTGAAAGTATTTGACACTTCGGTTCAGCAGCTTGAATTGCTTCAAAAGAACCTCGGAATGCGCCTTTATACTTCTATTTTTCATCCTCAGGTGTTTTCCCGTGTTATTCAATCGGCCGATGTGCTCATTGGTGCAGTTGATCTGACCGAGCTTGGGGCGCGCTTTTTTGTTACCGAGGAAATGGTGAAAAGCATGAAAAAAGGAGCTGTTATCATCGACCTTACCATCGACAATGGTGGTTGCATCGAAACCTCAGAATGCCGCAACCTCCTTGATCCCATGTACAAAAAACACGATGTGTTGCATTACTGTGTGGCCAATATCCCATCGAGGGTGGCACGTACTGCATCCATTGCCCTTAGCAATATTCTTTCTCCTATTTTGCTCGAAATGGGTGCTGCCGGAGGGTTAAAGCCATTGCTCAAAGACAATCACGGTGTGAGAAAAGGTGTGTATATATACAATGGAATTTTAACCCACGAGCGCATAGGTAACGAATTTAAAATCAATCATAAAGACATCGACTTGTTGATGGCGGCATTTTAA
- a CDS encoding 3-deoxy-D-manno-octulosonic acid transferase: MTLLYSLGILVYYGLILIVSGFNKKAKQWIKGRKGVLKFLRSKIGPQDRVIWFHVSSLGEFEQGRPVMEALKKEFPDRKILLTFFSPSGYEIRKHYSGADIICYLPLDTFFNARRFIGITHPELTIFVKYDFWYHMLRQAKKSGSKLILISAAFRENQVFFKPYGGWYRKMLNWFDHLFVQNQESLNLLQKNNLNKCSLAGDTRFDRVSQIAHGSQEIEIANTFSKNSFTIVCGSTWPADEQLLLQYIHETHHPVKLILAPHEIHHTHISAIEKQLKTPYALFSKAREMNYAQARVLIIDNIGMLSSLYRYGQVAYIGGGFGTSIHNTLEAAVYGIPVLFGPQYHKFQEARDLLMCNGARTFLLYEELKEMLDGFFVNSELLENSGKAAGNYVNSMRGATQTITDYLKNN; this comes from the coding sequence ATGACACTTCTCTATTCTCTTGGTATTCTGGTTTATTACGGCTTGATACTGATTGTATCGGGTTTCAACAAAAAAGCAAAACAATGGATAAAAGGTCGCAAGGGTGTATTAAAATTTCTTCGGTCGAAGATAGGGCCTCAAGACAGGGTCATCTGGTTTCATGTTTCCTCGTTAGGCGAATTTGAGCAAGGCCGCCCGGTAATGGAAGCCCTCAAAAAAGAATTTCCCGATCGTAAAATCCTGCTTACCTTTTTTTCTCCTTCGGGCTATGAAATAAGAAAGCATTATTCCGGCGCCGATATTATCTGCTATTTGCCTCTGGACACATTTTTCAACGCGCGACGATTTATAGGCATTACCCATCCGGAACTTACCATTTTTGTGAAATACGATTTCTGGTACCATATGCTTCGCCAGGCCAAAAAATCAGGATCGAAACTGATACTTATCTCCGCTGCATTCCGCGAAAATCAGGTTTTTTTCAAGCCTTATGGAGGTTGGTACCGCAAAATGTTGAACTGGTTCGACCACCTTTTTGTGCAGAACCAGGAATCGTTAAACCTGCTTCAGAAGAATAATCTGAACAAATGCAGCCTTGCAGGCGACACCCGTTTTGACCGGGTAAGCCAGATAGCCCATGGCAGCCAAGAGATTGAAATTGCAAACACATTCAGCAAAAACAGCTTTACCATTGTTTGTGGCAGTACCTGGCCTGCCGACGAACAATTGCTGTTGCAATATATCCACGAAACACATCATCCGGTAAAACTGATTCTGGCACCACACGAAATACACCACACGCATATAAGCGCCATCGAAAAACAGTTAAAAACACCTTATGCTCTTTTTTCAAAGGCCCGGGAAATGAATTATGCACAGGCAAGGGTATTAATTATCGATAACATAGGTATGCTTTCGAGTCTTTACCGCTATGGCCAGGTAGCTTACATTGGCGGTGGTTTTGGAACCAGCATCCATAACACCCTCGAAGCTGCTGTATATGGCATTCCGGTTCTGTTCGGACCCCAATACCATAAATTTCAGGAAGCCCGGGACCTTTTAATGTGTAATGGGGCACGCACCTTTTTACTCTATGAAGAGTTAAAAGAAATGCTGGATGGCTTTTTTGTAAACTCCGAGTTACTTGAGAATTCTGGTAAGGCTGCTGGTAACTATGTTAACTCTATGCGGGGCGCTACACAAACCATAACGGATTATTTAAAGAACAATTAA
- the tsaE gene encoding tRNA (adenosine(37)-N6)-threonylcarbamoyltransferase complex ATPase subunit type 1 TsaE yields MEPVQLEITLDNLNVSAAKFLELVKPVRQFAFYGSMGAGKTTFIAALCHQLQSTDMVSSPTFSIVNEYNTHTNDTIYHFDFYRITNSEELFDIGFEEYLENQGWCFIEWPEKAQELIPDSFAKVFITSLDEGKRLLKIFLP; encoded by the coding sequence ATGGAACCCGTTCAACTTGAAATAACGCTCGACAATCTGAACGTATCGGCTGCAAAATTTTTGGAGTTAGTTAAACCGGTAAGACAGTTTGCATTTTATGGAAGTATGGGTGCCGGGAAAACAACATTTATTGCTGCACTTTGCCATCAACTTCAATCGACAGACATGGTAAGCAGCCCGACCTTTTCTATTGTGAACGAATACAATACACACACCAACGACACCATATACCATTTCGACTTTTACCGGATTACCAACTCGGAGGAATTGTTCGACATTGGTTTTGAAGAATACCTCGAAAATCAGGGCTGGTGCTTTATCGAATGGCCGGAGAAAGCTCAGGAACTGATACCTGATAGTTTTGCGAAGGTATTTATTACCTCTCTCGATGAGGGTAAGCGGTTGCTAAAAATATTTCTTCCATAG
- a CDS encoding MATE family efflux transporter — MNKQILRLAIPFIISNLTVPLVSSADTAFMGHLGSTVHLGALGLGSAIFNFIYWNFAFIRMSVAGMTAQAYGADDHAEAGKLLARSLAIAVLGTIILLLLSGPIGKLSFYLAKGEEAVELSALNYYRIRILAAPATLSMYAFIGWFIGMQNARAPMFIAVAVNVINLVCNYYFVAILGMKSEGVAWGSVIAEYSGLFIALAIVWKKYRQFLQHFMLKTLFDLKSYGRFFRINFDIFIRTLAVISVLTWYNFASADKGALLLGMNVIFLQMVYAFSFFSDGFANAAEALTGKFVGHRDIQNLKKLIGKVFIWGAGIALAFTLLYGFGWKSILGLYTSDAAIVELAGDYIGWVVAIPLVSILTFVWDGVYLGATATSTLRNITLVSAGLFFCIYLLLNGVLNNHALLFAQVLFFALRGILQTIFFKRAIIHPMRKNR; from the coding sequence TTGAATAAACAAATACTTCGTTTAGCCATACCTTTTATTATCAGCAACCTCACAGTGCCCCTGGTAAGTTCGGCCGACACAGCCTTTATGGGGCATTTGGGTTCTACAGTGCATTTGGGAGCTCTTGGCTTAGGGAGTGCCATATTCAATTTTATCTATTGGAACTTTGCCTTTATACGCATGTCGGTTGCCGGCATGACAGCCCAGGCCTATGGTGCCGATGACCATGCTGAAGCCGGAAAACTACTGGCCAGATCGCTGGCCATCGCTGTATTGGGAACAATTATCCTGCTACTTTTAAGCGGCCCCATAGGCAAACTTAGCTTTTATCTTGCCAAGGGAGAGGAAGCCGTAGAGCTTTCGGCCCTGAATTATTACCGTATCAGAATTCTGGCAGCCCCTGCCACCCTAAGCATGTATGCCTTTATAGGCTGGTTTATTGGCATGCAGAATGCCAGAGCACCCATGTTCATTGCTGTTGCCGTCAATGTCATAAACCTGGTCTGCAATTATTATTTTGTGGCCATTTTAGGAATGAAATCAGAAGGCGTTGCCTGGGGATCGGTTATTGCAGAATACTCAGGCCTGTTTATTGCCCTGGCAATTGTGTGGAAGAAATATCGCCAGTTCCTTCAACATTTTATGCTTAAAACCTTATTTGACTTAAAAAGCTACGGTCGCTTCTTCCGTATCAATTTCGATATCTTTATCAGAACCTTGGCGGTAATTTCGGTACTTACCTGGTACAATTTTGCTTCGGCCGACAAAGGTGCCCTTTTGTTGGGCATGAATGTAATATTTCTGCAAATGGTATATGCCTTCTCTTTCTTTTCCGACGGGTTTGCCAATGCAGCCGAGGCATTAACTGGAAAATTTGTTGGCCATCGCGACATTCAGAACCTGAAGAAACTCATTGGCAAGGTGTTTATCTGGGGAGCTGGAATAGCACTGGCCTTTACCTTGCTTTATGGCTTTGGCTGGAAGAGCATACTGGGTTTGTATACCTCCGATGCAGCCATTGTGGAATTGGCTGGAGATTATATAGGGTGGGTGGTTGCAATTCCTTTGGTAAGTATTCTTACATTTGTATGGGATGGTGTGTACCTGGGAGCAACAGCAACCAGCACTTTACGCAACATTACCCTGGTGTCGGCAGGATTGTTTTTTTGTATTTACCTTTTATTAAACGGAGTGCTGAATAACCATGCACTTTTATTCGCGCAGGTGTTGTTTTTTGCTCTAAGAGGAATTTTACAAACAATATTTTTTAAGAGAGCCATTATTCACCCCATGAGGAAAAATCGATAA
- a CDS encoding nucleoside deaminase, translated as MARKQIRLWKYLLFYHPRIKVQVISFLYGSMSHNFELKKPVECIGEFKPPQIQMPLSEGINVTDSSHPSAPNNLFTSLYSKIGIQGNKWMDLACKLATESAKTGGGPFAAILLQVDDSTNRILRYWTGNNLVTRSYDPTAHAEIIAIRSACASLGVYKLNNIQVESKLKQDSASSHCELYSSCEPCPMCYGAIIWAGISHLYFAATRFDAAAPGIDFSDAFIYQQLEMPYQKRSIEVCQCHSQYKLDAFECWKNSMDKQPY; from the coding sequence ATGGCTCGAAAGCAAATTAGGTTATGGAAGTACCTTCTTTTTTACCATCCCCGTATCAAAGTTCAAGTAATTTCCTTTTTGTACGGTTCTATGAGTCATAATTTCGAATTGAAAAAACCTGTGGAGTGTATCGGCGAATTTAAGCCGCCCCAGATTCAAATGCCTTTATCAGAAGGTATTAATGTAACCGATAGCAGCCATCCTTCTGCACCAAACAATCTTTTTACATCGCTTTATTCTAAGATAGGAATCCAGGGCAATAAGTGGATGGACCTTGCCTGTAAGCTTGCCACTGAATCTGCAAAAACGGGCGGTGGACCTTTCGCAGCCATTTTGTTACAGGTCGATGATAGCACAAACAGGATTTTACGCTATTGGACAGGTAATAATCTTGTGACCCGCTCTTACGACCCTACCGCACATGCCGAAATCATTGCTATTCGCAGTGCTTGTGCCTCGCTGGGTGTATATAAACTCAACAATATTCAGGTTGAATCGAAGTTAAAGCAAGATTCTGCAAGTTCTCATTGCGAGTTGTACAGCAGCTGCGAGCCTTGCCCTATGTGCTATGGAGCTATAATCTGGGCGGGCATTTCGCATCTCTATTTTGCGGCCACTCGTTTCGATGCCGCAGCGCCTGGCATAGATTTTTCCGATGCCTTTATTTACCAGCAATTAGAAATGCCTTATCAAAAACGAAGTATTGAAGTTTGTCAATGCCATAGTCAATATAAGCTGGATGCATTTGAGTGTTGGAAAAATTCGATGGATAAACAGCCATATTAA
- a CDS encoding choice-of-anchor J domain-containing protein: MKKLIYYISIIGLMMTACDPMEDINKELEEMPNYYIGKETLTLSSADYDQIAALAVKGGVSKLDSTKAAFIAAHEHFNDTVSAATYIPGLLAQKYPRFNYTSSALVTYNYNGEMPEEFEKYTEALSYALIDEDYSSSDSIVDLLKYYTPTYSPLVYIPQVLDKVVAAPEDGDLILVNYDYSTVHPDIDFSKVGDSPVFEQTFEEESAGLNGYTAFSVSGDQVWEWASYGGGCLKMTGYVNPTRYVNEDWLVSDEYDLTEISEPALYFTHALNFNSGEWGNIAVFVSTDYDGSSSPAAQGTWVELTIPGVPFTESWTFISSGRIDLQAYAGEKIYVAFRYLSSAVTAGTWEINNIQISAPGVPVSGPAPQSYKEFYTYSSTEGWAKSTDVYCVTNADYKAMGSPGKYNNFSATDKPDAYLPNLLYDKFPLAGEGSEMAVVYNYYNAANKATTALADNYTFKSGQWVSTYNFVEPKTDQFLVASTGNWVFDPTINHTMVSADFQLIVDWVKENKGAGYIDDFGTAEFYTGASAYRKNFDIRNGKFESADFATWEKAVEFAIGTVLLPARYPDITEQEAGIDQHVIVTFATYSGIAGTYKMKFQVTKSGPDPEFTLVEGPY; this comes from the coding sequence ATGAAGAAATTAATTTATTATATAAGCATTATAGGGTTAATGATGACAGCTTGCGACCCTATGGAAGACATCAACAAGGAACTTGAGGAGATGCCTAACTATTATATAGGAAAGGAGACCCTAACCCTTTCAAGTGCCGATTACGACCAGATTGCAGCGCTTGCTGTAAAAGGTGGTGTATCGAAATTGGACTCCACAAAAGCAGCCTTTATTGCCGCCCACGAACACTTCAACGATACCGTCTCAGCAGCCACTTATATTCCCGGCCTTTTGGCCCAGAAATACCCCAGATTCAATTATACTTCAAGTGCATTGGTTACCTACAATTACAATGGTGAGATGCCTGAAGAATTTGAGAAATACACTGAGGCCCTAAGCTATGCACTCATTGATGAAGACTATTCAAGCTCCGATTCGATCGTGGACCTCCTGAAGTATTATACTCCCACTTATTCCCCTTTGGTATATATTCCACAGGTGCTCGACAAGGTGGTAGCCGCACCCGAAGATGGCGATCTGATTTTGGTGAATTATGATTATTCCACCGTGCATCCCGATATCGATTTTTCGAAAGTAGGTGATAGCCCTGTGTTTGAACAAACCTTTGAAGAAGAGTCTGCCGGTTTAAATGGCTATACAGCATTTAGCGTGAGTGGTGACCAGGTTTGGGAATGGGCTTCTTATGGCGGAGGTTGCCTTAAAATGACTGGTTATGTCAATCCAACAAGGTATGTCAACGAAGACTGGCTGGTATCAGATGAGTATGATTTAACGGAAATAAGTGAACCAGCACTCTATTTTACCCATGCACTTAACTTTAATAGCGGCGAATGGGGCAATATTGCTGTATTTGTTTCAACCGATTACGATGGCAGTAGCAGTCCCGCTGCACAAGGAACATGGGTAGAACTGACAATACCAGGCGTTCCCTTTACCGAAAGCTGGACCTTTATTTCTTCCGGCCGTATCGACTTACAAGCCTATGCCGGCGAAAAAATTTATGTAGCATTTCGCTATCTTTCTTCTGCTGTCACTGCTGGAACATGGGAAATCAATAACATTCAAATTAGTGCCCCCGGAGTGCCGGTAAGTGGACCTGCCCCACAAAGCTATAAGGAATTCTACACCTATTCCTCCACTGAGGGTTGGGCAAAATCTACGGATGTATACTGTGTGACCAATGCCGACTATAAAGCCATGGGCTCGCCTGGTAAGTATAACAACTTCTCGGCCACAGACAAACCTGACGCTTACCTCCCAAATCTGCTTTATGACAAATTTCCACTTGCCGGCGAAGGTTCAGAAATGGCTGTGGTGTATAACTACTATAATGCTGCGAACAAAGCTACCACAGCACTGGCCGATAACTATACCTTTAAAAGTGGTCAATGGGTATCGACCTATAATTTTGTAGAGCCAAAAACCGATCAGTTTCTGGTTGCCTCTACCGGAAACTGGGTGTTCGACCCCACCATTAACCACACCATGGTTTCGGCCGACTTCCAGCTCATCGTAGACTGGGTAAAAGAAAACAAAGGTGCCGGATACATTGACGATTTTGGTACAGCTGAGTTTTACACAGGTGCATCTGCTTATCGTAAGAACTTCGATATTCGTAATGGAAAATTCGAAAGTGCCGATTTTGCGACGTGGGAGAAAGCTGTTGAATTTGCAATCGGAACAGTGTTACTCCCGGCACGTTACCCCGATATTACTGAGCAGGAAGCAGGTATCGATCAGCATGTGATCGTAACATTCGCTACCTACAGCGGCATTGCCGGAACGTACAAAATGAAATTCCAGGTAACCAAATCGGGTCCCGATCCTGAGTTTACCCTTGTGGAAGGACCTTACTAG